One window of uncultured Methanoregula sp. genomic DNA carries:
- a CDS encoding 6-hydroxymethylpterin diphosphokinase MptE-like protein, whose protein sequence is MEFSAWEPHYKEILDYFGFDRAGDEEAARLLSSLLECDSLISLASLTDGNPVTVCGNAPCLKDELDQISGIVFAADAAAEVLDSHGIFPDAIFTDLDGATDRFVELNKEGTIVVIHAHGDNMPLLRHWVPRFRSRVIGTTQSTPLPHVYNFGGFTDGDRAVFAADELGASQISLVGFDLDDKDVDPLKRGKLFWARKLLALTGHNI, encoded by the coding sequence ATGGAGTTTTCGGCCTGGGAGCCCCATTACAAGGAGATCCTTGACTACTTCGGGTTCGACCGTGCAGGGGACGAGGAAGCAGCCCGGCTTCTTTCATCCCTGCTCGAATGCGACAGCCTCATATCGCTTGCCTCGCTCACGGACGGGAACCCGGTCACGGTCTGCGGCAATGCCCCGTGCCTGAAGGACGAACTGGATCAGATCTCCGGGATTGTCTTTGCAGCGGATGCCGCAGCCGAGGTGCTCGACTCCCACGGGATCTTCCCGGATGCAATCTTTACGGACCTTGACGGGGCAACCGACCGGTTCGTTGAACTGAATAAAGAGGGAACTATCGTGGTGATTCATGCACACGGCGACAATATGCCTCTCCTCCGGCACTGGGTGCCCCGGTTCAGAAGCCGGGTGATCGGGACAACGCAGAGTACACCCCTTCCGCATGTCTACAATTTCGGGGGATTCACGGATGGCGACCGGGCGGTCTTCGCGGCCGACGAGCTGGGAGCCTCGCAGATCAGTCTTGTCGGGTTCGATCTTGACGACAAGGACGTGGACCCGCTGAAACGGGGAAAACTCTTCTGGGCCCGGAAACTTCTCGCCCTCACTGGTCACAACATATGA